The uncultured Cohaesibacter sp. genome window below encodes:
- the dhaL gene encoding dihydroxyacetone kinase subunit DhaL, giving the protein MSKTKKLINAPETVIQDMVGGMLAAHRDLLEPVGVSGRVIRAKDGPRKGKVGIVIGGGSGHEPAFVGYVGRGLADATAIGNVFSCPPPDPIIEAARSVEGGEGVLFLFGNYDSDAMNFEMAAEQLTLEGIPVAAVPVTDDVASAPPERRNERRGVAGDFFVFKIVGAAADQMKPLEEVERIALKANHNTATMGVALNSCSLPQTRKPNFEIGENEMEIGMGLHGEPGIRRLTLDTANGVTDLLMDYIQQELRLQPGDRVGVLVNGLGSTTQMELYILFNRLQQCLDALGVSTHRSFVGEFATSLDMGGASISLLKLDDELAELLDHPCKAAGLSVGSPPQPISLEDSLPLVARAPKIAASGKTDGEPQEDAQANGDTQADQASEETPAEIATAITGNILVNMFRAAAIAIEDRADWLSELDGVIGDGGHGITMGLGWKAVRQALRDYPADQDIDAIFCFIAEVFLNAVGSTPGPLYASALRNAAKVSSGLKQLDAEATVRFLEAAMEGIRARGKANPGDKTMLDAWWPAAKAARAALENGADITDCLRAAAKGAEKGMKQTASIAARYGRSSKMGERSLGHIDPGAASSFVVIDALRRSFEAQTLDPVESAARPVFRI; this is encoded by the coding sequence TTGAGCAAAACCAAGAAACTGATCAATGCCCCCGAAACCGTCATCCAGGACATGGTCGGGGGCATGCTTGCCGCCCATCGGGATCTTCTTGAACCGGTGGGCGTTTCCGGTCGTGTCATCCGAGCCAAGGACGGCCCCCGCAAAGGCAAGGTGGGGATTGTCATCGGCGGCGGCTCGGGGCATGAACCGGCCTTTGTCGGCTATGTCGGACGCGGTCTGGCCGACGCGACAGCCATCGGCAACGTTTTCTCGTGCCCACCGCCGGACCCGATCATCGAGGCAGCACGATCCGTCGAGGGCGGGGAAGGCGTTCTGTTTCTCTTCGGCAACTATGACAGCGACGCGATGAACTTCGAGATGGCCGCCGAGCAGCTGACCTTGGAAGGGATCCCGGTCGCAGCGGTTCCCGTCACGGACGACGTGGCCTCCGCACCGCCCGAACGCCGCAACGAGCGACGGGGCGTTGCTGGCGACTTCTTTGTCTTCAAGATCGTCGGGGCAGCCGCCGATCAGATGAAGCCTCTTGAAGAGGTTGAGCGCATTGCGCTGAAAGCCAACCACAACACCGCCACGATGGGTGTGGCCCTCAACTCCTGCTCCCTGCCCCAGACCCGCAAGCCCAATTTTGAAATTGGCGAGAACGAAATGGAAATCGGCATGGGGCTGCACGGTGAGCCAGGCATCCGGCGCCTGACGCTGGATACGGCCAACGGTGTGACAGACCTCTTGATGGATTACATTCAGCAGGAATTGCGCCTTCAACCGGGCGACCGCGTCGGCGTTCTGGTCAACGGGCTCGGCTCCACCACCCAGATGGAACTCTATATTCTCTTCAACCGTCTGCAGCAATGTCTGGACGCACTGGGCGTGTCGACCCACCGCTCCTTCGTCGGCGAGTTCGCAACATCACTGGATATGGGCGGCGCATCGATATCGCTTCTCAAGCTGGATGACGAACTGGCAGAGCTGCTGGACCACCCTTGCAAGGCCGCCGGGTTGAGCGTCGGCAGCCCGCCTCAGCCAATTAGTTTAGAAGACAGTCTGCCACTGGTCGCACGCGCGCCAAAGATCGCAGCATCCGGCAAGACGGATGGTGAGCCGCAGGAGGACGCGCAAGCAAACGGCGACACACAGGCGGATCAAGCGTCGGAAGAAACACCCGCAGAGATCGCAACTGCAATCACGGGCAACATTCTCGTCAACATGTTCCGGGCAGCCGCCATTGCCATCGAGGACAGGGCTGACTGGTTGTCCGAACTGGACGGCGTGATCGGCGATGGAGGCCACGGCATCACCATGGGGCTTGGCTGGAAGGCGGTCAGGCAGGCCCTCAGAGACTATCCGGCAGATCAGGATATCGATGCGATCTTCTGCTTCATCGCCGAGGTCTTTCTGAATGCGGTCGGATCGACCCCCGGCCCCCTCTATGCGTCAGCGCTGAGAAACGCCGCCAAGGTTTCGTCCGGTCTCAAACAGCTGGACGCCGAGGCAACGGTCCGGTTTCTCGAAGCCGCAATGGAAGGCATCCGTGCCAGAGGCAAAGCCAACCCCGGCGACAAGACGATGCTCGATGCCTGGTGGCCGGCCGCCAAGGCTGCACGCGCTGCGCTGGAAAATGGCGCCGATATCACCGATTGTCTGCGCGCTGCCGCAAAGGGTGCCGAAAAGGGCATGAAACAGACCGCCTCCATCGCCGCCCGCTATGGCCGGTCCTCCAAAATGGGCGAGCGATCACTGGGCCATATCGATCCGGGAGCAGCGTCCAGCTTTGTCGTGATCGACGCCCTGCGACGGTCCTTCGAAGCCCAGACCCTTGACCCGGTTGAAAGTGCCGCCAGACCGGTGTTCCGGATCTGA
- a CDS encoding TRAP transporter large permease — translation MNAALALFLIGFFALSVPVAVSIGLASVFSIKLFSVLPLMVVPQKMFTGLDSFPLMAVPFFILAGMIMTHGGISSRLVDFVKALIGNLQGGLASSTVLTCMVFASISGSSVATTFAIGSILIPAMVKHGYPTPMAAAIQASSAELGVIIPPSVPLILYAVSTETSITKLFIAGLVPGVMIVIGLIIMVQIWCRLTGVGKNDGENRKSVLTAGKEAFGALLMPAIILGGIYGGIFTPTEAAAVSVIYALVLSIFIYKEITFAQLPSIFRRAAMSSGAVMFIIAAASLFSFLISLSGLPTAVGHWVTQTFSSATTFLLGINALLFVVGMFIETSAAILVLAPILTPVALQYGIDPVHFGIVIVVNLALGMFTPPLGVNLFAAAQVAQIPVQKMFSSLLWPILVVVCTLLIITYVPAATIGISGGGLSH, via the coding sequence ATGAATGCCGCTCTTGCTCTGTTCCTGATCGGATTTTTTGCGCTATCCGTTCCCGTTGCGGTCTCCATCGGCCTGGCTTCGGTCTTCTCCATCAAGCTGTTCTCCGTGCTGCCGCTGATGGTCGTCCCCCAAAAGATGTTTACCGGCCTCGACAGTTTTCCCCTGATGGCGGTGCCCTTCTTCATCCTGGCAGGGATGATCATGACCCATGGTGGCATTTCCTCGCGGCTGGTTGACTTCGTCAAGGCACTGATCGGCAATCTGCAAGGGGGGCTGGCCAGCTCTACCGTGCTGACCTGCATGGTCTTTGCATCCATTTCCGGTTCTTCGGTGGCCACCACCTTTGCCATCGGTTCGATCCTGATACCAGCCATGGTCAAGCATGGCTATCCGACCCCCATGGCCGCCGCCATTCAGGCTTCATCCGCCGAGCTTGGCGTGATCATCCCCCCATCGGTGCCCCTCATCCTCTATGCAGTTTCGACCGAAACCTCGATCACCAAGCTGTTTATTGCAGGTCTGGTGCCCGGCGTGATGATCGTGATCGGTCTTATCATCATGGTGCAGATCTGGTGCCGCCTGACCGGGGTTGGCAAGAATGATGGCGAAAATCGCAAGTCCGTGCTGACTGCGGGCAAGGAAGCCTTCGGTGCCCTGCTGATGCCGGCAATTATCCTTGGCGGTATCTATGGCGGCATCTTCACGCCAACGGAGGCGGCTGCGGTGTCGGTAATCTATGCGCTGGTGCTGTCGATTTTCATTTACAAGGAAATCACCTTCGCCCAGTTGCCATCGATCTTCCGTCGCGCCGCCATGTCTTCAGGCGCGGTGATGTTCATCATTGCAGCGGCTTCGCTCTTCAGCTTCCTGATCAGTCTTTCCGGTCTGCCCACGGCTGTTGGACACTGGGTCACGCAAACCTTCTCGTCTGCGACGACATTCCTGCTCGGCATCAACGCCCTGCTATTTGTGGTGGGCATGTTCATCGAGACGTCTGCCGCCATTCTGGTGCTGGCACCGATCCTGACGCCCGTTGCCCTGCAATATGGCATTGATCCGGTCCACTTCGGCATCGTGATTGTCGTCAATCTGGCGCTGGGCATGTTCACCCCGCCACTCGGCGTGAACCTGTTCGCAGCAGCGCAGGTCGCCCAGATTCCGGTCCAGAAGATGTTTTCAAGTCTGTTGTGGCCGATTCTGGTGGTCGTCTGCACCCTGCTGATCATCACCTACGTGCCGGCGGCCACCATCGGTATATCCGGGGGCGGGTTGAGCCACTGA
- a CDS encoding TRAP transporter small permease subunit — MTAIKLTAEWFVRLMHNLAAILLALAVILVFVQVVTRFLLGDAAVWTEVLARGLIIWSTFLVAGAAFRFGTMIPIDFVRSLLPPTPQMWMTRLVTFLSLAFLVVLLWYGLSMAHRVINQRVAMLDISMSVFYLAIPVGAFFAIPGLLLRHVELEREEK; from the coding sequence ATGACGGCAATAAAGCTGACTGCGGAATGGTTCGTGCGGTTGATGCACAATCTTGCAGCAATTCTATTGGCCCTCGCTGTAATCCTGGTGTTCGTGCAGGTGGTGACCCGGTTTTTGCTGGGGGACGCTGCTGTATGGACCGAAGTACTCGCGCGGGGCCTCATCATCTGGTCCACCTTCTTGGTCGCAGGTGCAGCGTTCCGCTTCGGAACGATGATACCCATCGACTTTGTCCGGTCACTGCTGCCTCCCACACCGCAAATGTGGATGACAAGGCTGGTGACATTTCTGAGTCTGGCTTTTCTGGTCGTGCTGCTCTGGTACGGTCTCTCGATGGCCCACCGCGTTATCAATCAGCGCGTTGCGATGCTCGATATTTCCATGTCGGTATTCTATCTCGCCATTCCGGTCGGCGCATTCTTTGCCATTCCCGGCCTGCTGCTCCGTCATGTCGAACTTGAAAGGGAAGAGAAATGA
- a CDS encoding TRAP transporter substrate-binding protein codes for MNKFLSSTFIVAGLMLATAPVDAKTLNLGFTPPLDSHYGDAGKAFKAKIEKLSGGDITVDLKPAGALGGERDVVEGLQIGAIEMTISSTGPIGNFVPDVYALDFPFLFKSYESAHKVLDGEIGQSLLDQMSDSGLVGLAWAENGFRHITNSKHPIKTPDDLKGIKLRTMENEVHIAAFKALGAAPTPMSWTEVLTALQQGTIDGQENPTPIITVNHMWEIQKYVTLTGHVYSPAVVMMSKVHWDQLTEEEKGWVKEAAHDAAEASRATVAAKEASGVQLMKDNGMEVVTDVDKEAFAAAVQPVYDEYAPKYAPELIQRIRDAQK; via the coding sequence ATGAACAAGTTCCTATCTTCTACCTTCATTGTTGCCGGACTGATGTTGGCAACGGCACCGGTTGATGCCAAGACATTGAATCTGGGCTTTACCCCGCCTCTGGACAGTCACTACGGTGATGCGGGCAAGGCCTTCAAGGCAAAGATCGAGAAGCTGTCTGGTGGCGACATCACCGTGGATCTGAAACCTGCCGGAGCGCTCGGAGGAGAGCGTGACGTGGTTGAAGGCCTGCAGATCGGTGCCATCGAGATGACCATCTCGTCAACCGGACCGATCGGCAACTTCGTGCCTGACGTCTATGCACTGGACTTCCCGTTCCTGTTCAAGAGCTATGAGTCGGCTCACAAGGTTCTGGACGGTGAAATCGGTCAGTCGCTTCTCGATCAGATGTCCGATTCGGGACTGGTCGGTCTGGCATGGGCCGAGAACGGTTTCCGCCATATCACCAACTCCAAGCATCCGATCAAGACCCCGGACGATCTGAAGGGCATCAAGCTCCGGACGATGGAAAACGAAGTCCATATCGCGGCGTTCAAGGCACTTGGTGCTGCTCCAACCCCGATGAGCTGGACTGAAGTTCTGACGGCCCTGCAGCAGGGCACGATCGATGGTCAGGAAAACCCGACACCGATCATCACGGTCAACCACATGTGGGAAATCCAGAAATATGTGACCCTGACCGGTCATGTCTACTCTCCAGCTGTTGTCATGATGTCCAAGGTTCATTGGGATCAACTGACAGAAGAAGAGAAGGGCTGGGTCAAGGAAGCCGCCCATGATGCTGCCGAAGCATCCCGTGCAACTGTTGCCGCCAAGGAAGCGAGCGGTGTACAGTTGATGAAGGACAACGGCATGGAGGTTGTTACCGACGTTGACAAGGAGGCCTTTGCCGCTGCGGTCCAGCCTGTCTATGACGAGTATGCTCCCAAATATGCGCCAGAGCTGATCCAGCGCATCCGCGATGCGCAGAAATAG
- a CDS encoding phosphogluconate dehydrogenase C-terminal domain-containing protein, with amino-acid sequence MTAVALFGAGGKMGMRLGRNLLKTDFDVRHVEVSDAGKQKLKAEHGVEAVDQAAAIDGADVVILAVPDTVIGKLATSLIPTLAPGTMVVILDAAAPYAGYLPERADISYFITHPCHPTIFNDESTEEARNDHFGGLYAKQSVVNALMQGPEEHYELGDKIARAIYAPIKATYRCTVEQMAYLEPGLSETVCASLLYVMRQAMDEVVKTGVSKDCARDFLLGHMNILAAVIFEEVDGVFSDACNKAIEFGIPTLMKDDWKNVFKAEEIMASVKRIT; translated from the coding sequence ATGACAGCAGTCGCATTATTTGGTGCGGGCGGAAAAATGGGCATGCGTCTGGGGCGCAACCTGCTCAAAACCGATTTTGATGTTCGCCACGTTGAGGTCTCTGATGCCGGCAAACAGAAGCTGAAAGCCGAGCATGGGGTTGAAGCCGTTGATCAGGCAGCCGCCATCGACGGCGCAGATGTGGTTATTCTGGCCGTGCCGGACACAGTGATCGGCAAACTGGCAACCTCGCTGATCCCGACCCTCGCTCCGGGGACAATGGTCGTGATCCTTGATGCCGCAGCCCCGTACGCCGGGTATCTGCCGGAACGCGCCGACATCTCCTACTTCATCACCCATCCGTGCCATCCGACGATTTTCAACGACGAAAGCACCGAGGAAGCACGCAACGATCATTTCGGTGGTCTCTATGCCAAACAGAGTGTCGTCAACGCGCTCATGCAAGGGCCGGAAGAGCATTACGAGCTGGGCGACAAGATTGCCCGTGCAATCTATGCCCCAATCAAGGCGACCTACCGCTGCACCGTCGAACAGATGGCTTATCTGGAACCTGGTCTTTCGGAAACCGTTTGCGCATCTCTTCTCTATGTCATGCGGCAAGCGATGGACGAGGTTGTCAAGACGGGCGTCAGCAAGGACTGTGCACGTGACTTCCTGCTTGGTCACATGAACATTCTGGCAGCCGTTATCTTTGAGGAAGTCGACGGCGTATTCTCCGATGCCTGCAACAAGGCAATCGAATTCGGCATCCCGACGCTCATGAAGGATGACTGGAAAAATGTATTCAAAGCCGAGGAGATCATGGCCAGCGTTAAACGCATTACCTAA
- a CDS encoding four-carbon acid sugar kinase family protein, whose translation MQPQSNPETSSSQPWVTWYGDDFTGAAAVMEVLAFAGVPTILFTEIPSDDLKKRFSGTRAVGLASTARSKSPQWMRDNLPGALSWLDSFNAPILHYKVCSTFDSSPQSGSIGTAIETALTVRPSRGVPMITAAPQMRRYQAFGHLYAGTFEGVFRLDRHPVMARHPVTPMNESDLLRHLAAQTDLPSGLIDVEALWSDPQAALDKALAKGAKILSIDSMEATSEEAAGRLLWTNREDLSFVVGSQGVEYALVRHWLATGLLSACPPTPSLQPVDRIVAVSGSVSPMTAEQLCNAEADGFVLIPINVELACGSDEGLRGEIDRLVRLSLETLERGASPLVCSARGPEDPAVETFHRALSQSGMDIATANERIGVSLGRVLDGVLSGSSVRRAVISGGDTSGYGLQQLGIQALEAKAATIPGASICVGYGQTPHDGLEIALKGGQMGTKDFFSWIRRGGGSH comes from the coding sequence TTGCAGCCACAATCAAACCCTGAAACCAGCTCGTCCCAACCATGGGTCACATGGTATGGAGACGACTTCACCGGAGCCGCTGCGGTCATGGAGGTTCTGGCCTTCGCAGGGGTACCCACGATCCTCTTTACGGAAATTCCCTCGGACGACCTCAAGAAACGATTCTCCGGTACGCGAGCCGTCGGCCTGGCCTCCACGGCCCGCTCGAAAAGCCCTCAGTGGATGCGCGACAATCTGCCAGGCGCCCTGAGCTGGCTGGACAGTTTCAACGCCCCGATCTTGCATTACAAGGTCTGCTCCACCTTTGATTCCTCCCCCCAGAGCGGCTCCATCGGAACGGCCATCGAGACGGCGCTCACCGTACGTCCGTCCCGCGGCGTACCCATGATTACGGCCGCCCCGCAGATGCGGCGTTATCAGGCCTTCGGCCATCTCTATGCAGGAACCTTCGAGGGTGTATTCAGGCTCGACCGGCATCCGGTGATGGCGCGGCACCCGGTCACACCGATGAACGAATCAGATCTGCTGCGCCATCTGGCAGCCCAAACCGACCTGCCCTCCGGGCTCATCGATGTGGAAGCCCTTTGGTCTGATCCGCAGGCTGCGCTCGACAAGGCTCTGGCGAAAGGGGCAAAGATCCTGTCCATCGACTCGATGGAGGCAACCTCTGAGGAAGCGGCAGGGCGCCTACTATGGACCAACCGTGAGGATCTGTCTTTCGTCGTCGGCAGCCAGGGCGTGGAGTATGCCCTCGTCCGTCACTGGCTGGCGACCGGACTGCTCTCGGCCTGCCCGCCAACGCCATCCCTTCAGCCTGTTGACAGGATCGTTGCCGTATCCGGCTCGGTCTCTCCGATGACAGCAGAACAGCTCTGCAATGCAGAAGCAGACGGCTTTGTTCTCATCCCCATCAACGTGGAGTTGGCCTGCGGTTCCGACGAAGGCCTGCGGGGCGAAATCGACCGCCTCGTGCGCCTGTCGCTGGAAACGCTGGAAAGGGGCGCAAGCCCGCTTGTCTGCTCGGCGCGCGGTCCGGAAGATCCGGCCGTCGAGACCTTCCACCGCGCCTTGTCACAGAGCGGGATGGACATCGCAACGGCCAATGAGCGGATCGGTGTGTCGCTCGGTCGTGTTCTCGATGGTGTGTTGAGTGGCTCATCGGTGCGGCGGGCTGTCATTTCCGGTGGTGACACGTCAGGCTACGGCCTGCAGCAACTGGGGATTCAGGCGCTGGAAGCCAAGGCGGCAACCATTCCCGGCGCCTCCATCTGTGTCGGCTACGGACAGACGCCTCACGACGGACTGGAGATTGCCCTGAAAGGCGGACAGATGGGCACGAAGGACTTCTTCAGCTGGATCCGCCGCGGAGGTGGCAGCCACTAA
- the nanR gene encoding transcriptional regulator NanR → MSEFGDQRGDRKIVRQKLSDQVVDELRSMIRSGELTPDDYLPSERDLMQRFGVGRPAVREALQALHTQGLITIKHGERSRVNKVTATAVLDHVNEIARLLLYSAPKNFEHLKQARRMFERGIVREATRMAKEEDIKALRALIDRQEKELGNPGVFVEVDILFHTRIAEITNNPIIVAASSAMLRWLMEYQYELLHWAGNETITLREHSKIVDNIESGNEDAAVSEMQRHLDRTNRLYNS, encoded by the coding sequence GTGAGCGAGTTTGGTGACCAAAGGGGGGATCGCAAGATCGTCCGTCAGAAGCTTTCCGATCAGGTTGTGGACGAATTGCGCTCGATGATCCGCAGCGGAGAACTGACACCAGATGATTACTTGCCGTCCGAACGGGACCTGATGCAGCGCTTTGGTGTGGGACGCCCTGCCGTCCGGGAAGCGTTGCAGGCGCTTCATACGCAAGGCCTGATCACAATCAAGCATGGCGAGCGATCGCGGGTCAACAAGGTGACGGCGACCGCCGTTCTTGATCACGTCAATGAGATTGCCCGGCTGTTGCTCTATTCTGCCCCCAAGAATTTCGAACATCTCAAGCAGGCTCGCCGCATGTTCGAGCGCGGTATCGTCCGCGAAGCCACGCGCATGGCAAAGGAAGAGGACATCAAGGCGCTGAGGGCGCTGATCGATCGGCAGGAAAAGGAACTCGGCAATCCGGGGGTGTTCGTTGAAGTCGACATTCTGTTTCATACGCGCATTGCTGAAATCACGAACAATCCGATCATTGTGGCTGCCTCCAGTGCCATGCTGCGCTGGCTGATGGAATATCAGTATGAACTGCTGCATTGGGCTGGCAATGAGACGATCACCCTCAGGGAACACAGCAAGATCGTCGACAATATCGAATCCGGCAACGAGGACGCTGCCGTGTCTGAAATGCAGCGTCACCTCGATCGTACAAACCGGCTCTACAACAGCTAA
- the oiaX gene encoding 3-oxo-isoapionate-4-phosphate decarboxylase OiaX has product MQDKNTGKDVIRVTYRIETPDSPEKIANKMAGDQSTGTFTELPGESEEVRARCAAHVVDVRPLEPHSFASIPEPATGKRYNRADVDIEFPLEAIGTDIAALATIAIGGAFSIRGVSGIRIMDIDLPDAWRCHPGPQFGIAGSRKLMGVKEGVMIASIIKPSLGLLPEETAPIIAELCAAGVDFIKDDEKLMSPGYSPLEKRVEAFMPVIKDHEQKTGKKVMYAFGISSADPDEMMRNHDIVLKAGGNAAVININSVGYGGMSFLRKRSGLCLHAHRNGWDIMTRNPGMGMEFSAYQKIWRLLGVDQFQINGIRAKYWESDESFIKSFKDCMTPIFDESDRPLPVVCSGQWGGQAVDTYQRTGKTLDLMYLGGGGIHGHPAGVAAGVRAIRQAWEAAEEGLTLEQKAKSCSELAASLAKWG; this is encoded by the coding sequence ATGCAAGACAAAAACACCGGCAAAGACGTCATCAGGGTGACCTATCGGATCGAAACACCGGACAGTCCGGAGAAAATTGCCAACAAGATGGCTGGCGACCAGTCCACTGGCACATTTACCGAGTTGCCCGGTGAATCGGAAGAAGTGCGGGCCCGCTGTGCAGCCCATGTCGTGGATGTGCGGCCGCTGGAGCCGCACAGCTTTGCATCCATTCCTGAGCCTGCAACAGGCAAGCGGTATAATCGGGCCGACGTTGACATCGAATTCCCGCTCGAAGCGATCGGCACCGACATCGCGGCCCTTGCGACGATTGCCATCGGTGGTGCCTTTTCCATCCGTGGCGTCTCCGGCATTCGCATCATGGACATCGATCTGCCCGATGCCTGGCGGTGCCATCCGGGGCCGCAGTTCGGCATCGCCGGCTCTCGCAAGCTGATGGGTGTGAAGGAAGGGGTGATGATCGCCTCGATCATCAAACCCTCTCTGGGGCTGCTGCCGGAAGAAACCGCACCGATCATCGCCGAATTGTGCGCAGCCGGTGTCGACTTCATCAAGGATGACGAGAAGCTGATGAGTCCGGGCTACTCACCGCTGGAAAAGCGTGTTGAAGCGTTCATGCCGGTCATCAAGGATCACGAGCAGAAGACGGGCAAGAAGGTGATGTACGCCTTTGGCATTTCCTCCGCCGATCCGGATGAAATGATGCGCAACCACGACATTGTCCTGAAGGCGGGTGGCAATGCCGCCGTCATCAATATCAATTCCGTCGGTTATGGTGGCATGAGCTTCCTGCGCAAGCGGTCCGGTCTCTGCCTTCATGCCCACCGCAATGGCTGGGACATTATGACCCGCAACCCGGGCATGGGCATGGAGTTCTCCGCCTATCAGAAGATCTGGCGCCTGTTGGGCGTCGACCAGTTCCAGATCAATGGCATTCGGGCCAAATACTGGGAATCCGACGAAAGCTTCATCAAGTCCTTCAAGGACTGCATGACGCCGATCTTCGACGAGAGCGACCGGCCTCTGCCCGTTGTCTGCTCGGGGCAATGGGGCGGGCAGGCAGTCGACACCTATCAGCGCACTGGCAAGACCCTTGACCTGATGTATCTGGGCGGCGGCGGCATCCATGGCCATCCTGCCGGGGTCGCAGCGGGAGTCCGAGCCATCCGGCAGGCATGGGAAGCAGCAGAAGAAGGGCTGACACTGGAACAAAAGGCCAAAAGCTGTTCCGAACTGGCGGCCTCCCTGGCCAAGTGGGGTTGA
- a CDS encoding MFS transporter — translation MKQDLRPTTGLDRAQGILSASAFVLLLVGTNTPTPLLPLYRDQLGFSPLVLTLTYSTYVSALVVVLFIASSPAIVRRAPLMLLSSLLVAILADTLLATGMQQGVLAGRVLAGISGGIGTGAAAALTVAVFGEKGRAISVTGNLGGAILGTSLCQLVVFLTGVRAVSLSFEIHLTMCLVLLAPLFGVLFARRKSNSAIFAYSDSHKSSVLPVLHQFRWALFTGCLAWILISCCIVFLPSYFADHAMPLVQALGIPLMLTGSLGGQLFSPRLRQLAGFLSGMWCMLIGIGLIFGGAWLVLGIASLAGFCLVGFGAGLAYRSSLMLLVLRVSPVTQGRISSLYAAITYGVAAVAIVLSGFLTRVADMSTVADYVFVSLFVLILALNRRAPKLADLD, via the coding sequence ATGAAACAGGACCTTCGCCCAACCACGGGCCTTGATCGGGCGCAGGGGATACTCAGTGCATCGGCTTTCGTCCTTCTTCTGGTGGGAACCAACACGCCCACACCCCTTCTGCCCCTTTATCGCGATCAGCTGGGCTTCTCGCCCCTGGTGCTCACACTGACCTATTCAACCTATGTCAGTGCGCTGGTGGTTGTGCTGTTTATCGCCTCCAGCCCGGCGATCGTACGGCGGGCGCCGTTGATGCTGCTGTCGTCCCTGCTTGTGGCAATTCTGGCCGACACGCTGCTGGCCACCGGCATGCAGCAAGGAGTCCTTGCCGGCCGGGTATTGGCAGGAATTTCCGGCGGGATCGGCACTGGTGCGGCCGCAGCCCTGACGGTTGCCGTCTTCGGGGAGAAAGGCAGGGCGATATCCGTTACCGGGAATCTGGGCGGTGCAATTCTGGGCACATCCCTATGCCAGCTGGTCGTGTTTCTGACCGGCGTACGCGCGGTATCCCTCAGTTTTGAAATCCATCTGACCATGTGTCTCGTGCTGCTTGCGCCACTGTTCGGGGTGCTGTTCGCACGTCGCAAGAGCAATTCGGCGATTTTCGCCTACAGCGACAGCCACAAGTCATCCGTTCTGCCGGTTCTCCACCAGTTTCGCTGGGCGCTGTTCACCGGCTGTCTGGCATGGATTCTGATCAGCTGCTGCATCGTCTTCCTGCCAAGCTATTTTGCCGATCACGCCATGCCTCTGGTTCAGGCCCTCGGCATTCCCCTGATGTTGACCGGCAGCCTTGGTGGGCAGTTGTTCAGCCCCAGACTGCGGCAGCTGGCCGGGTTCCTTTCCGGCATGTGGTGCATGCTGATCGGCATCGGACTGATCTTTGGCGGGGCCTGGCTGGTCTTGGGGATAGCAAGCCTTGCCGGCTTCTGCCTGGTCGGGTTCGGCGCCGGCCTTGCCTATCGCTCATCGCTCATGTTGCTGGTGCTCAGGGTTTCGCCGGTGACCCAGGGGCGGATTTCTTCGCTCTATGCAGCCATCACCTATGGCGTGGCGGCTGTTGCCATCGTTCTCTCCGGCTTTCTGACGAGGGTCGCGGACATGTCCACAGTTGCCGACTATGTCTTCGTTTCGCTGTTTGTGTTGATCCTCGCCCTCAATCGCCGCGCACCGAAACTTGCGGACCTCGACTGA